The region CGCTGGCTAACTTTGCCATCAACTAATCTAGCCCTTAACGCAAATCAAACACAATTACTTGTAGCTCAACAATTGGTTAATTTCCTAACAGAGTTGTCTGAAAGTACTACGCGTGTAGATGTCGTTGTAAGGTTAAATGAGGCTGTCTAAGTGGCGCTCATTGAATGAATGCGAAATCAATAATATATCCCTAATTATATTTAGAATATAGTTAGGGATATATTATTGATTATCAGTAAGTTATAAATTAAATGGTATTTGTAATTCTGCCTATCAATTTGTTAGTTAGTGTTCAAGACGGCTTCAACTAGCTAAATGATAAGTATAATTTTCTTTAAGTATGCCAATTACTTATAACATAGAACTGAATAGCAAACCTGATTCAAAAGGAAGGTCATCAGTGTTCATTCGCTTACATCTAAAGGGACAAAAGCCAGGGCGAGTACTTACTACTGTAAGAATAGAAAATGCTTCAAAGTATTGGAGTCCTAAGCAAAAGTGGACAAGATGGATAATTGGCCACCCTAATCGAGAAGCATTAAACCAAGAAATTCTAAACGAACACGACCGTATTAAGAAGCAGGTCCAAGCTTGGCAGGATGCGGAAACGCCAGGGGCTATTTTAACACCTGGCCAGCTAGCCGAACGGTTTAGGGCTGGTTCATCGGACCTGTATTTCGATTGGGTAGACCAGGTACTAGACGACGTAAAAGAACAGGCATACGCTACCTACATAGGAAAGCGTAGTGCTGTCAATGCGTTTAAAAGTTGGGCTGGCGAAACCTTACCGCTGGCGTCTGTTACGCCAGTCCTGGTACGATCCTTTCAGGACTATCTAGTAAAAACACCGATGGCCTATGGCGGTAAGCGCAAAGGATCGACCATTAACAAGATGCTGAACCGGCTACATATTATTCACCAGTCGGTATTAGTTAAAACGGGTGTTAGTCCCAAAAAAGCCAGTTTACTTTCGCCCTGGACCGACATAGACGACCTGGCCGAACTTAGGCCACGAAAAGCCAAACTAACAGAAACCACGATCCAGAACGTAGCAGCGCTGACAGTCGACACCACCCGCAGACGGGTAACACCGGTAGGAGCGTTTCAAATTTGGATGTTAGAACATGTCCTGGCGGGTATGCGTTTTTCTGATGTTCTGTTTCTGCGCTACCAGAATTTCACCACCGACCAGGATGGCCAGCCGATACACCTGCGCTATGAAATGCTAAAAACCGGAAACGTGGTAAGCATTCCGATATTAGACGAAGGTAGGGCGTTACTGAAACGCTACTGGAATGAAGAAAGCCAGCCTACAGCTTTTATTTTGCCGTACCTGGATAGTAGCAGACCCTACGCCAAAATAATAACGCATGAGCAATATAAAGCGGCCAGTTTCGATGTTAAACGAAGACTGTATAACGACCTAGCGCACTGGAACCGCCAGGTAAATCTATGCCTACGGGAAGTCAGAACCGTTGCAGGCTTACCGGAAAAGCTAACTAACCACAGCGCCAGGCACAGTTTCGCAGACCTGGCCAGGCGAATAATGGAACAGGACGTAAGTTTAAGTATGTACGATATTCAGAAAATGTTAGGACACAATAGCATAATAACGACAGAAGTTTACACTAAAGACTTACAAGAACCGGATTCGACTAAGCCTATGTTTGCAATATTTAGTCGAAAGGACTAAGGCAACAGAGTACAACTTGCTATCAGTAGCTCTCCTTGTAAAACCTGTGATTCATGTAGCTAAACTAGTTTAGCTTAAATTAATTTATTGCTTTCAACAGAAAAATTATTAAGAATAAAATGACTCAATTAATAATACTCCACAGCCCGGCTCTATTCAGTTGCTTAAAAGGAATTAACGCTTCACTTAATAAACTGGATAATCCTTTGGCTGTAACGGGATTTCCTAATGCTTCTAAACCATCTTTAATACCTGCAATAGAGTCAGCTATATCAATCCATAAATCTGACAAGTCATCTGGTGCGTCTCCAGGCTCCCAAAGGCCACTATCTAGTCCGGCAGTCATCCAATAAAACTTAGTATCGTCTGAATTAAAATTGCATTCGTTAAGTAAATAAGCAGCAGCGCCAGATGAAACTCTAAGCATTAACAGGGCCCTAGCTAATATTGAGCCCGCATTAACATTGAAAGGTTTCGTATTGTAATCAACAGTCGGTAAGCTAGACAAAGTAAATATCGAATGTTCATCATTTTGCTTAAGTATATTAAGCAATGACGGGTCTAAATTAACTCCCAGTCTTTTAGCGGCATCTGTAGCTAAGTTTTCAGCTGTAATAATCTTACCTGTTCCTTTACTAAGCCCTTGCGCTATAATATTGTATAGTTTTTTAAACAAATATTTATCCAACATACTAAAATCTGATGATGCTCCTGGTTCTAACAAATGCCAAAAGCTAGTTATATAGTTTATACATTCAGTAAAATCGACAGGCTTTGTATCAATAATCCTTTGTGGGTTATAACTAACTAAGTTTCTGCCCCTCTTATCTTCTCTATAATCTTGAATATCAATAGTCCATTCTTTTAACCACTTACTCATATAATTATTAAAAATACTTGCTTGGACGCCCCCAGGTGTTGCATCTATCCACTCAGAAAAGGATTTATTACTTACTTGAAAGTACCTAGCTAGACTAATTCTACTTTTTGTTGGATCATTTATCCATCCAGAGAGAGCTTCCCATGTAAATTCATGAGTTGGCATACTACCATCACATCCAATAATTTTACTTGATGCATCTAAGCAATAACTATTAGTATTTACAGCGCTAATACCTTCACTAGCAAGAAAACCCATTGTAGCTCTTAATTCAGCATAATATGCCATATGAATAGAAGCTCCTTTATCTCCATTCATTAAGCTGTCTACTGCTCTAGATAAATAATTCCATCCATCCATAGTATGAAGGAAAACACTAGCGGCTAAATATGTTTGTGCATCTATTTGTCTTATTGGATGAACGTGTGTATTTCGGAGTAAACTGACCCACCTGTTTCGGATGTAGTTGACCCACCCATTTCGGGCCAAACTGACCCACCCCGCCCGCTGAGCAGGAGCCGCCTAATCACCGTAGTTTCGGAACAAATTGACCCTCCGAACCTATGGCCAACCAGCGTCTTCCTATGCACCTACTCCGTCAGATTCTGCTTCTCCAGCAGCAACATAAGTCTATCCGGGATATTGCCCGTTCGCTAGGCCTGGCTCGCAATACCGTCCGGGGCTACCTGCGCATGCTTCCCGATCCGGCAACGCTTTCCCTCCCGCAACTCTCCGACCAACAGTTGGATGAGCTGGTACAAAGTCGTCCGCCTGCGCCCTCACCCGACGCCCCCCTAACTATTCTTCAACAACGATTCGCTCAGATTGACCGCGAACTGACCCGACCCGGCGTTACCCGGTATAGTCTTTGGCTGGATTACAAAGCCGAACATCCCAACGGCTATCAGTATACGCAGTTCTGCCACTATTATCAGCTTTGGAGCCAGCGGCAGCAGACCAGCATGCACATTGAGCACAAAGCGGGCGACAAACTCTTCGTCGACTTTGCGGGCAAGCGGCTCTCGCTGGTCGACCAGACAACAGGGGAGGTTAGGCCGGTCGAGTTCTTCGTGGCCGTGCTGGGTTGCAGTCAGCTCACTTACGCCCAGGTAGTGGCTACTCAGCGCAAGGAGGACTTCATCACCGCCCTGCAAAACGCCCTGCATTACTTCGGGGGCGTACCAGCGGCCATCGTGCCCGATAACCTCAAAGCGGCTGTGATTCGCTCGGATCGCTATGAACCCCAGATCAATGAGACGCTGGCTGACTTTGCGCTCCATTATCAAACGACGATCCTGCCGGCCCGGAGCGGTAAGCCCCGCGACAAAGCTCTGGTCGAAGGAGCCGTCAACATCCTCTATCGACGCATCTACGCTCCCCTGCGCAATGAGGTCTTTCATCGACTTGACGATCTCAATGCGGCTATCCGCCCCTTACTCGACGCCCACAACCAAATGCGCTTTCAGAACCGGGGCCATAGTCGGCAGTCGCAGTTCGAGGAGCGGGAGCGAATGCACTTGATGGGGTTGCCCAACACGGCTTATCTCATCAAACACTATGCGGGGAGCCGGGTTCAGAAAAACGGCCATGTACTGCTGTCAGAAGACAAGCATTATTACAGCGTACCCTATCGCTACATCGGCCAGTGGGTACGGCTGATCTACACGGCGTCAAGCGTTGAAGTCTACTGCCAGCACCAGCGTATTGCGACTCACCAGCGATTACAGGGACAGTACCATTACTCGACACTCAAAGAGCATTTGCCCCCAGCCCATCAGTGGATCAGTGACTGGAGCCCGGAGACGTTCGTCCGTCGGGCCGACCGCATTGGCCCCCAAACCCGGCAGGCCGTCGAAGCCATCCTAACGAGCCGGGCGCATCCCGAACAGGCTTATAAGTCGTGCCAGGGTGTACTAAGTCTGGAAAAGAAAGTGGGTAGAGAACGTCTGGAGCGGGCCTGCCAACGGGCGTTGTGCTACCAGAGCGTGAGCTACAAAGTCATCCGATCCATCATCGAACGCGGGCTGGATACGCTCTCCGATGCCAGTCCTGTCAGCTCAGTACCCAGCCATGAAAACATCCGGGGCGCATCAGCCTACCAGTAAAGCCGAGCCAATCAACACACGTACCAACTACAAAAGGGAATAAAAAGTATGAATAACCAAGCGACACTTGACCGACTACGGGACCTTAAACTGGTGGGCATGTATCAGGCCTTCGAGACCCTGCTTCGCCTACCCCTTCACCAGCAACCGCCTGCCGACGAACTGCTGGCCCAGCTTACTGAAGCTGAACATGAGTACCGTCAACACCGACGCACCCAGATGGCCATCCGGGCGGCCCGCTTTCGCTATCAGGCCTCGCTGGAAGAGTTGCACTACGGCCCTGGCCGCAACCTGGATAAGACGCTGGTGCTTCGTTTGGCCGACTGCCGCTTCATCGATCGAGCCGAGAATATCTTCCTGACGGGATCAACTGGCTGCGGCAAAAGTTACGTGGCTTCGGCCCTGGGCTATCAGGCCTGTCAGCTGGGGTATCGGGTGGGTTATCACAATCTGATCCGGCTCATACAGCGACTGCAACTGGCTAAAGCCGACGGCTCCTACCAGCGGGAGATGAGTCGTCTGGAGCGGCAACACCTGCTCATTCTGGATGACTGGGGCTTACAACCCCTTGATCAGAATGGCCGATTGGCCCTGTTACAGATCATGGAGGACCGGCATGGCAAGGCCGCTACGATCATCACCTCGCAACTGCCGGTGAGTAAATGGCACGAATACATCGACGATCCTACCTTGGCCGATGCCATCCTGGACCGGCTAACTCACAAGGCTCATCGGATGGAGTTGAAGGGTGAATCGATGCGACGCAAGCAAAGTCTTGCGGCTGAGAAATAAAGTGTACTAACTTTGAGCGGTTCCTACCCACAGGCGGGGTGGGTCAGTTTGCTCCGAAACGCCTGGGTCACTTTGTCCGGAATACATAAAATACAAACAATCAGACTACGAAGTCTTTGCTGACGCTGTGTCGAACTGCATCAGAAGGGCCCCATCGTCCATTCATTAACGTTAACTCAAGGCAAGAATGCCAGTTTGTAATCATATCTAGCCTTAGTGTCTTTTTGAAATTATTTCGTTATAAATACCAGTGAAATTATTGAGCATTATTTGTACCTTTTGAAAGAAATATCACACATAACAGTCTCATTATAAGCACATTATTCTCTCACATTACTTTCTGTATCGGAAAGTAACCAATGCCTTCCTGATCAACTAAGCGCCATACCTTATGACATGGCGCTTAGTTGATCAGGAAGAACCGCTCTAACTTACAGGTAACGCTCACCTGTTCGAATCAGACTCTTGGTGAGAAGGGCCTAAAACAAAATTTACGCGACAACATTTTCCTCTGAAACAGGCAATTGAATAGTAAACTCCGTTCCCTCACCTTCCCAGCTTTGCACGAATAGCCCCCCGCGATGCCCCTTGGTTATAATATCGTAACTAAGGGAGAGCCCAAGACCGGTTCCTTCACCAGTGGGTTTCGTCGTAAAAAATGGCTGGAAAATCTTCTCCTGTACAGCCTGAGACATGCCAATACCGTTATCAGCAATCAAAATCTCAACAAAGCCCTTCGACTGCCTGACATGCACACGGACAAAAGGCTGGTAAGCATCGCCCTGCTGCTGTTTCCGCTCCCTAACCGCATAGAAAGCGTTGCTAAACAGGTTTAAAAATACCCGGCTAATGTCCTGCGATACAACATTAACCGTGTAAACTGCCGGGTCGTAATACGTGACCAACTCGCAGCTAAACGTTTTATCCTTAGACTTCAATCCGTTATAAGCCAGATATAGATACTCATCAGCCAACGCACCCAGATTAGTTGGCTGCATCTCGCCACTACCAATACGGGAGTGTTCGAGCATACCTTTAACAATATTCGAAACCCGCTGCCCGTGATGGTGAATTTTGGTGAGATTGTCTTTCAGGAACGTTAATAAATCCGACTCCAGCTTAGCGGTTCGGGTTGGTTTGCTGTGTTCCAGCACCAGATCATCAACAATCTCAGAACTTATTTCAGCGAAATTATTTACGAAGTTGAGGGGGTTCTGTATCTCGTGGGCAATGCCTGCCGTCAACTCACCCAAAGAAGCCATCTTTTCCTTCTGGATCAGGCGGGCCTGCGTTGCTTTTAACTCCGTCAGAGCCTGCTGAGTCTGGTCCCGTTGTGCCTGTATCTCAACTGTACGCTCCTGCACTTTATTTTCCAGATTCGAATACAAAATGGCGTTTTGAATGGATATGGCCATTTGTGATGACAATAGCCGTACTATTTTCAATCGCTCTTCGGTAAAAGCACCCACAGAAATGTTATTTTCCAGGTATACTATTCCGTATAATTTATTCAGAAATACAATCGGACTGCACAGAATCGACTTAGTCTGGTTCCTTAGAATATAATCATCGTTTCTGAACTTACCCTGGTTTGCTGCATCATAAAGGACCACCGACTCCTGCAAATGAGATACGTAGTTTATAATTGTTTGCGGAAGTTGTCTGCTGTCTTCAGCAGGTATGTTTTGCATCGTTTTAACTTCATCGGCCGAAGCTGAAGCCTGAATGAGTATCCGATCATCCTGCTTCAATAAAAGCATCCCATTTTCAGCCCCTGCATTCATCATGATGATGTTCATCATTTTGATAACGAGAGACTTCAACTCTATCTCGCCCGAAATAGCCTGTGATGATTTTACGATTGTATCGACATCCAATGCATAAATGGTTTCGCGCTCCTCGCCCCCGCTTAAGTCGCTAACACGCTCAGCGGCACTACTCCTAACTGTCTTGAATAACTGTGGATAGGCCTCCCGCAAAAGCTTAATTTTACCCTGAGCTCCCCATTTATTGTACAAATAATAGGCGTCTTTCCAATACCCGGACGAAGCCGTATCGATTCCGTGCCGACTAAAAAATTTTGCGGCTAGTTCATTGGCAAACGCTTCATCGGCCTGCCAGGCATTTTCACCCGCCAATCGAATGGCTTTTTCATAAAGTTTAGTAGCACCTACAAAATCGTCGTCAATGTTGGCAATCTCAGCTTCCATAAGGTGCTGCATATGAAGAAAATTAGTCGGGTTATAAGCTGCCCACCTTTTCATTTTAGCAAGCTCTTTTTTCATTCGCTTTTTCAGCTGATCTCTCGGAGGATCAATACCAAACAAGAGATAGCCAGATGAGGCAAAGAAAGAGACGATACAAAGTCGAGTTAAATTAATAAGACTGACGAGCGATTTAACATATTGATCGGCCTGTTTCACTGATTCATAAGACTTTTTATGCTGACCATAGAACAGATAGATGTAAGCTTTATGAATATGATACATTCCAATGCCCGACGAATATTTCCGTTGTGTCATCTGCTTCAGACAACGAACTTCATTAAATTCAGCATCATCCAAAACGTATAAACCTTCGGTCAGGCCCATGAAATTCTTCGTCAATTGCATATTCATGTTTGCCGAATCAATTGCGTCCGTATAATCGGTATCCAGAACAACCTTAAAATACTTTTTCTGGTCGGCCAGTGATGAAGGAAGATCAAGAGACGGTTGCCAAACGGTACAATTCGTAGCGCAGTAAGCTAAATAAAATAAGTCGCCGGAAAGGTACCCGGCTTCTATACCTTTTTTGAAAAAGTCACCCGTTGTATTCCAGTGATTATTAAAGTGATGCGTTAACACCCCGTAAGCCGCTATTACCCGGCATCGGTACTCAATATCCCCCAGTTTTTCGTTGAGAGCCAGACCAAGCTGGCCGAAGCTCTCTGCTGATTTCAGGTCCCCAAACGCTTCCGATAAAACAGCACCAAACGCGACATACGCATAGGCCGATTCCTCACAGTTTCCATACTGCATGGAAAGGTTTACGATTTTAAGCTGCGTTAAGCCATATAAACTGTCATTCCCTAACACAAAAGCTGATGGCCCAATTTCGGTTAATAACCGCGCTACTGCTTTTTTTTCCGGGTCACGCAGGATTGGCGCATCCAGCAGTGCGGTAGGCTTTCGGTTGCCAAGTCGCCATTTAGCAAGGATAACTTCTTTTAAGACTAATGCTGCAGCTGGTTTTTCAGGTAAATCGTATCCTAACAAGGCAAGCCCTTCTATACCGGCCCGAATGGCTTCTTCTGATTTTCCTACGGTATTATACTGACGTATTCTGAACGACAGTATCTCTACTTTTTCCAGCTTGGTACGGGCCTTTTCGAGTAAACGATTTATAGATGTCTCAGCGCTAAAATAATCGTTTGTTTGATACGCATTCTGTGCATATCCGGCATATAAATCAAAGGCTAGCTGATGATATGACTCCCAAAGCGAATCAGGCATTAAATCAATACCTTTTTTAAAGTAATCGAGGGCCGAACTGTACGCCACAGCTGATTGAGCTCTTCGTCCAGCCTGTAAGTTCATTTGCGCCAGATCAATCCGATCGGCCTCTTCATCGAGTAAGTCACTGCTTTCATTAAAGTGCCTGACTACCTCTATGACAAGCTCACTTTTTTCTGAGTCAGACATGGTCTCCAACAGCAGTTTACCGATGGTGAGATGTAGCAGTTTCTTTGTGTCTTCGGCTATATTCTGATAAACACTTTGCTGAATACGGTCATGCTGAAACTTGTATGAAACGCCAAAATCGTCATCGCCTGTAACCAATCGGTAAGCTTGGCTTGTCTGTATAATAATTTCTTCTTCAAGTGCAGGCCACAGAATAACTGATGTATCAAAGGCATTCTTTTTTATAAGTAGACTAAGCGTTTTCAGCGAAAAAGTATTTCCAATACAGGCAGCAAGTTCTAACAATTTTCGACATTCGTCAGGCAACTCGCTTAATTTAGCCGCCATAAAATCAACTACATTATTGGATATATTATACGCTGCTATTTTTTTTATATTCCACGTCCATTTTCCACTTAAGTGATCAAAAAAAACCAATCCCTGCGAATGTGTTGTTTTAAAT is a window of Spirosoma linguale DSM 74 DNA encoding:
- a CDS encoding hypothetical protein (KEGG: bam:Bamb_1841 hypothetical protein), whose translation is MDGWNYLSRAVDSLMNGDKGASIHMAYYAELRATMGFLASEGISAVNTNSYCLDASSKIIGCDGSMPTHEFTWEALSGWINDPTKSRISLARYFQVSNKSFSEWIDATPGGVQASIFNNYMSKWLKEWTIDIQDYREDKRGRNLVSYNPQRIIDTKPVDFTECINYITSFWHLLEPGASSDFSMLDKYLFKKLYNIIAQGLSKGTGKIITAENLATDAAKRLGVNLDPSLLNILKQNDEHSIFTLSSLPTVDYNTKPFNVNAGSILARALLMLRVSSGAAAYLLNECNFNSDDTKFYWMTAGLDSGLWEPGDAPDDLSDLWIDIADSIAGIKDGLEALGNPVTAKGLSSLLSEALIPFKQLNRAGLWSIIN
- a CDS encoding Integrase catalytic region (PFAM: Integrase catalytic region~KEGG: maq:Maqu_3180 integrase catalytic subunit), with the protein product MANQRLPMHLLRQILLLQQQHKSIRDIARSLGLARNTVRGYLRMLPDPATLSLPQLSDQQLDELVQSRPPAPSPDAPLTILQQRFAQIDRELTRPGVTRYSLWLDYKAEHPNGYQYTQFCHYYQLWSQRQQTSMHIEHKAGDKLFVDFAGKRLSLVDQTTGEVRPVEFFVAVLGCSQLTYAQVVATQRKEDFITALQNALHYFGGVPAAIVPDNLKAAVIRSDRYEPQINETLADFALHYQTTILPARSGKPRDKALVEGAVNILYRRIYAPLRNEVFHRLDDLNAAIRPLLDAHNQMRFQNRGHSRQSQFEERERMHLMGLPNTAYLIKHYAGSRVQKNGHVLLSEDKHYYSVPYRYIGQWVRLIYTASSVEVYCQHQRIATHQRLQGQYHYSTLKEHLPPAHQWISDWSPETFVRRADRIGPQTRQAVEAILTSRAHPEQAYKSCQGVLSLEKKVGRERLERACQRALCYQSVSYKVIRSIIERGLDTLSDASPVSSVPSHENIRGASAYQ
- a CDS encoding multi-sensor signal transduction multi-kinase (PFAM: ATP-binding region ATPase domain protein; GAF domain protein; tyrosine protein kinase; histidine kinase A domain protein~SMART: serine/threonine protein kinase; histidine kinase A domain protein; GAF domain protein; ATP-binding region ATPase domain protein~KEGG: scl:sce8887 protein kinase), with protein sequence MIREDNVPGYKINEVVHEGKRALIYRAVRNTDKKNVLLKTLVNPYPSATEIAYLKKEYALLNDINVDGVSKVYDLLTHKNRLVIVLDDCNGQSLASYLKSTRLGLTEFLDIAIRITTVLGDLHALDIVHKDINPENIIINVHTREVVLVDFRIATKLSSERTSARNPHVLEGTLPYISPEQTGRMNRSTDYRADFYSLGITFYEMLLGFLPFFSEEPMELIHYHLAKNSIPPVELDAKIPGVVSDIVLKLTEKNAENRYQSASGLKYDLEKCLLYLKNGSNIPHFVIAEKDIYSKFNIPEKLYGRDHDIARLMYLFTEVSTGGCRLALISGASGVGKTALVNEIHKPTAKRNGYFVSGKFDQFKANSPFSAFSLAFSELVKDLVSEPSDKLKKIKAELISVLGLNAPVLVDLVPEFEYIIGKQGPAQPLNPAESKNRFFFTLREFIRVFATQEHPLTIFLDDLQWGDDSSFRLITDLISTDIPYLFIIGAYRDNEIGPGHPLRLTIDKVKKTKEVDELILSDLEEVHVNQLVADTLKVTQEETKTLATIIYKRTVGNPFYLYELFKTTHSQGLVFFDHLSGKWTWNIKKIAAYNISNNVVDFMAAKLSELPDECRKLLELAACIGNTFSLKTLSLLIKKNAFDTSVILWPALEEEIIIQTSQAYRLVTGDDDFGVSYKFQHDRIQQSVYQNIAEDTKKLLHLTIGKLLLETMSDSEKSELVIEVVRHFNESSDLLDEEADRIDLAQMNLQAGRRAQSAVAYSSALDYFKKGIDLMPDSLWESYHQLAFDLYAGYAQNAYQTNDYFSAETSINRLLEKARTKLEKVEILSFRIRQYNTVGKSEEAIRAGIEGLALLGYDLPEKPAAALVLKEVILAKWRLGNRKPTALLDAPILRDPEKKAVARLLTEIGPSAFVLGNDSLYGLTQLKIVNLSMQYGNCEESAYAYVAFGAVLSEAFGDLKSAESFGQLGLALNEKLGDIEYRCRVIAAYGVLTHHFNNHWNTTGDFFKKGIEAGYLSGDLFYLAYCATNCTVWQPSLDLPSSLADQKKYFKVVLDTDYTDAIDSANMNMQLTKNFMGLTEGLYVLDDAEFNEVRCLKQMTQRKYSSGIGMYHIHKAYIYLFYGQHKKSYESVKQADQYVKSLVSLINLTRLCIVSFFASSGYLLFGIDPPRDQLKKRMKKELAKMKRWAAYNPTNFLHMQHLMEAEIANIDDDFVGATKLYEKAIRLAGENAWQADEAFANELAAKFFSRHGIDTASSGYWKDAYYLYNKWGAQGKIKLLREAYPQLFKTVRSSAAERVSDLSGGEERETIYALDVDTIVKSSQAISGEIELKSLVIKMMNIIMMNAGAENGMLLLKQDDRILIQASASADEVKTMQNIPAEDSRQLPQTIINYVSHLQESVVLYDAANQGKFRNDDYILRNQTKSILCSPIVFLNKLYGIVYLENNISVGAFTEERLKIVRLLSSQMAISIQNAILYSNLENKVQERTVEIQAQRDQTQQALTELKATQARLIQKEKMASLGELTAGIAHEIQNPLNFVNNFAEISSEIVDDLVLEHSKPTRTAKLESDLLTFLKDNLTKIHHHGQRVSNIVKGMLEHSRIGSGEMQPTNLGALADEYLYLAYNGLKSKDKTFSCELVTYYDPAVYTVNVVSQDISRVFLNLFSNAFYAVRERKQQQGDAYQPFVRVHVRQSKGFVEILIADNGIGMSQAVQEKIFQPFFTTKPTGEGTGLGLSLSYDIITKGHRGGLFVQSWEGEGTEFTIQLPVSEENVVA
- a CDS encoding integrase family protein (PFAM: integrase family protein~KEGG: shw:Sputw3181_4090 phage integrase family protein); its protein translation is MPITYNIELNSKPDSKGRSSVFIRLHLKGQKPGRVLTTVRIENASKYWSPKQKWTRWIIGHPNREALNQEILNEHDRIKKQVQAWQDAETPGAILTPGQLAERFRAGSSDLYFDWVDQVLDDVKEQAYATYIGKRSAVNAFKSWAGETLPLASVTPVLVRSFQDYLVKTPMAYGGKRKGSTINKMLNRLHIIHQSVLVKTGVSPKKASLLSPWTDIDDLAELRPRKAKLTETTIQNVAALTVDTTRRRVTPVGAFQIWMLEHVLAGMRFSDVLFLRYQNFTTDQDGQPIHLRYEMLKTGNVVSIPILDEGRALLKRYWNEESQPTAFILPYLDSSRPYAKIITHEQYKAASFDVKRRLYNDLAHWNRQVNLCLREVRTVAGLPEKLTNHSARHSFADLARRIMEQDVSLSMYDIQKMLGHNSIITTEVYTKDLQEPDSTKPMFAIFSRKD
- a CDS encoding IstB domain protein ATP-binding protein (PFAM: IstB domain protein ATP-binding protein~KEGG: tau:Tola_2684 IstB domain protein ATP-binding protein) — translated: MNNQATLDRLRDLKLVGMYQAFETLLRLPLHQQPPADELLAQLTEAEHEYRQHRRTQMAIRAARFRYQASLEELHYGPGRNLDKTLVLRLADCRFIDRAENIFLTGSTGCGKSYVASALGYQACQLGYRVGYHNLIRLIQRLQLAKADGSYQREMSRLERQHLLILDDWGLQPLDQNGRLALLQIMEDRHGKAATIITSQLPVSKWHEYIDDPTLADAILDRLTHKAHRMELKGESMRRKQSLAAEK